A window of the Blattabacterium cuenoti genome harbors these coding sequences:
- a CDS encoding prephenate dehydrogenase: MNIGIIGLGLIGGSIGLGLRKSNFGDKFLGTDSNKENALHAVKLGIVDEIIPLQDLVVQSSVIILSIPVDGIDKILPSILNRITTDTVILDTGSTKYDICNRIYSHPKRSRFVATHPIAGIENSGPISAYSDLFYKKKCIICDSELSAPDAISIAIKIYSVMNMRMIYMTSKEHDLYIAYISHLPHVVSFSLASTVLKKFKNEEKVFNNMMGSGLDSTTRLAKSKPETWLPIFISNRENMIQAIDFYIDHLNKFRNYLIDKKFHKIYEYMKKANDIKNKKYV; the protein is encoded by the coding sequence ATGAATATTGGAATAATAGGATTAGGATTGATTGGAGGATCCATTGGTTTAGGATTGAGAAAATCCAATTTTGGAGATAAATTTTTAGGAACAGACTCTAATAAAGAAAATGCTTTACATGCTGTAAAACTTGGAATTGTAGATGAGATAATTCCTTTGCAGGATCTTGTTGTGCAATCTTCAGTAATTATTTTATCCATTCCTGTAGATGGAATAGATAAAATTCTTCCAAGTATTTTGAATAGAATCACTACGGATACAGTCATTTTAGATACTGGATCTACTAAATATGATATTTGTAATAGAATTTATTCTCATCCTAAAAGAAGTCGTTTTGTAGCTACACATCCGATTGCAGGAATTGAAAATTCTGGACCTATTTCAGCTTATTCTGATTTGTTTTATAAAAAAAAATGTATCATTTGTGATTCTGAACTGAGTGCTCCAGATGCAATCTCTATCGCTATAAAAATATATTCTGTTATGAACATGCGTATGATTTATATGACCTCTAAAGAACATGATTTATATATTGCTTATATATCTCATTTACCTCATGTGGTTTCCTTTTCTTTAGCGAGTACCGTTTTAAAAAAATTTAAAAATGAAGAGAAAGTTTTTAATAATATGATGGGAAGTGGATTAGATTCAACTACACGTTTAGCTAAAAGTAAACCTGAAACATGGTTGCCTATTTTTATTTCGAATAGAGAAAATATGATTCAAGCTATAGATTTTTATATTGATCATTTAAATAAATTTCGTAATTATTTAATAGACAAAAAATTTCATAAGATATATGAATATATGAAAAAGGCAAACGATATAAAAAATAAAAAATATGTGTAA
- a CDS encoding pyridoxal phosphate-dependent aminotransferase, translated as MILAAKRTHKISEYFFSEKMKEIYNLEKNGVKIINLGIGNPDLLPPHSVVHKMKKASELKHANTYQSYIGIEELRNAISNWYKKVYQVDVNPKNEILPLMGSKEGIMHISMSYLDKGDEVLIPDPGYPTYSSISKLLEAKIIYYDLDEDENWIPRLENIPISRSKAKIMWINYPHMPTGATIVFERLEEIVLFAKKNRVLLVHDNPYSFILNQERPLSIFNVKGAKDIALELNSLSKSYNMPGWRVGMIIGKKEFIQNILKIKSQMDSGMYYPIQIGAIEAMNHDSEWVEKLNIEYIKRKKIIWEICDYLNLKYAKKSSGIFVWAKITDADKNDCIWSEKFLKTYHIFVTPGRVFGHNGKGYVRFSMCCPIKILEEAKNRIFS; from the coding sequence ATGATTCTAGCAGCAAAAAGAACGCATAAAATATCGGAATACTTTTTTTCCGAAAAAATGAAGGAAATATATAATCTTGAAAAAAATGGTGTAAAAATTATAAATTTAGGAATTGGAAATCCTGATCTTCTTCCTCCACATAGTGTTGTACATAAAATGAAAAAAGCATCAGAATTGAAGCATGCTAATACTTATCAAAGCTACATTGGAATAGAAGAATTGCGGAATGCCATTTCTAATTGGTATAAAAAAGTATATCAAGTTGATGTAAATCCTAAAAATGAAATTTTACCATTAATGGGTTCTAAAGAAGGAATTATGCATATAAGTATGTCTTATTTAGATAAAGGAGATGAGGTATTAATTCCCGATCCTGGATATCCTACTTATTCCTCTATATCAAAACTTTTAGAAGCAAAAATTATATATTATGATCTTGATGAGGATGAAAATTGGATTCCTAGACTGGAAAATATACCTATATCTAGGTCAAAAGCCAAGATTATGTGGATTAACTATCCTCACATGCCTACGGGAGCAACAATTGTTTTTGAAAGATTAGAAGAAATTGTTCTATTTGCGAAAAAAAATCGTGTATTACTCGTTCATGACAATCCTTATAGTTTTATATTGAACCAGGAACGTCCTTTAAGTATTTTTAATGTGAAAGGGGCTAAAGATATAGCTTTGGAATTAAATTCTTTAAGTAAAAGTTACAATATGCCTGGATGGCGTGTTGGAATGATAATAGGAAAAAAAGAATTTATTCAGAATATATTGAAAATAAAAAGTCAAATGGATTCTGGGATGTATTATCCCATACAAATTGGAGCCATAGAAGCTATGAATCATGATTCAGAATGGGTTGAAAAATTGAATATAGAATATATAAAACGAAAAAAAATTATATGGGAAATATGTGATTATTTAAATTTAAAATATGCGAAAAAAAGTTCTGGAATATTTGTTTGGGCAAAAATAACTGATGCAGATAAAAATGATTGTATATGGTCCGAAAAATTTCTCAAAACTTATCACATATTTGTGACACCTGGTAGAGTGTTTGGTCATAATGGAAAAGGATATGTAAGGTTTTCTATGTGTTGTCCAATAAAAATTTTGGAAGAGGCAAAAAATAGAATTTTTTCATGA
- a CDS encoding prephenate dehydratase, producing MKKIGIQGVKGCFHHAAVSRYFEGCNYKLMECSSFRELAISVAKSNVDLGVMAIENTIAGTILTNYSLLSEYNLKIVGEIYMPIQHHLMAPPGQNIENIKEIYSHPMAILQCELFIDAHPDIKISEYSDTAAAAKYISICKKKGLAAIASENAAQEYGLEIISKNIQTITSNFTRFFVIKNCYKQENDYFNKASLIFKILHTTGSLSQILSFISSLGINMTKIQSIPIIQRPWEYSFYVDIIFSNIKDYEKMKKQIQEIPCIHQFSIMGEYKNGRIRSL from the coding sequence ATGAAAAAAATAGGGATACAAGGGGTTAAGGGATGTTTTCATCATGCAGCTGTTTCCAGATATTTTGAAGGATGTAATTATAAGTTGATGGAATGTTCTTCTTTTAGAGAATTGGCTATTTCCGTTGCAAAATCTAATGTAGATCTTGGAGTAATGGCTATAGAAAATACCATAGCAGGTACGATATTGACGAATTACAGTCTTTTATCTGAATATAATTTAAAAATAGTGGGAGAAATATATATGCCGATACAACATCATCTCATGGCTCCCCCCGGACAAAATATAGAAAATATTAAGGAAATATATTCTCATCCTATGGCTATTTTACAATGTGAATTGTTCATAGATGCACATCCTGATATAAAAATATCTGAATATTCAGATACAGCTGCTGCTGCTAAATATATTTCTATATGCAAAAAAAAAGGCTTAGCTGCAATAGCGTCTGAAAATGCGGCTCAAGAATATGGTCTGGAAATCATTTCCAAGAATATACAAACTATTACAAGCAATTTTACTAGATTTTTCGTCATTAAAAATTGTTATAAACAAGAAAATGATTATTTTAATAAAGCTTCATTAATATTCAAAATATTGCATACTACTGGTAGTTTATCTCAGATATTGAGTTTTATATCTAGTCTTGGAATTAACATGACGAAAATACAATCTATCCCTATCATACAAAGACCTTGGGAATATTCATTTTATGTGGATATTATATTCAGCAATATAAAAGATTATGAAAAAATGAAAAAACAAATACAAGAAATTCCCTGTATTCATCAATTTTCTATTATGGGAGAATATAAAAATGGTAGAATAAGATCTTTATAA
- a CDS encoding Nramp family divalent metal transporter: MKKKKSSIGWRNENKHPSLSEVFSSVSVPKQKGIWKKLFAFTGPGLLIAVGYMDPGNWATDIAGGAKFGYMLLSVIFISNFFAIILQHLALKLGIVCERDLAQACRDHYPPFISFILWILCEIAISACDLAEIIGSVLALKLLFGIPITWGVLITAIDVFIILFFQSKGFRYIESVVAALIFTILVCFSFEIISSKPEIFPILKGIIPTPEIMKNSHSFYISIGILGATVMPHNLYLHSSIIQTRDYPRTIEGKKMAIKYATIDSTLSLSLAFFINAAILILSASTFHKAGHTEVADIMDAHKLLTPILGSSLAGVFFALALLASGQNSTLTGTLSGQIVMEGFLNLKLKPWIRRLITRLIAIVPAMIVSIFYGEKGTTELLIISQIILSVQLSFAIVPLVNFTGDYEKMGPFVNGPILKISAWFITIIIVLLNLFLLYDTLLGRR; this comes from the coding sequence ATGAAAAAGAAAAAATCTTCTATAGGATGGAGGAATGAAAACAAGCATCCTTCTCTTTCGGAAGTTTTTTCTTCCGTTTCTGTTCCTAAACAGAAAGGAATATGGAAAAAACTTTTTGCTTTTACTGGTCCAGGATTATTAATTGCTGTAGGATATATGGATCCAGGAAATTGGGCAACAGATATTGCTGGAGGAGCTAAATTTGGTTATATGCTTTTATCCGTCATTTTTATATCCAATTTTTTTGCCATTATTTTGCAACATTTAGCTTTGAAATTAGGAATTGTTTGTGAAAGAGACTTAGCACAAGCTTGTAGAGATCATTATCCTCCCTTTATTAGTTTTATCCTATGGATATTATGTGAAATTGCTATTTCCGCTTGCGATTTAGCTGAAATCATTGGTTCCGTATTAGCCTTAAAATTGCTTTTTGGCATTCCCATTACATGGGGTGTATTGATTACAGCTATAGATGTTTTTATTATTTTATTTTTCCAATCTAAAGGTTTTAGATATATTGAAAGTGTAGTAGCTGCTTTAATTTTTACAATTTTAGTTTGTTTTAGTTTTGAAATTATTAGTTCCAAACCTGAAATCTTTCCCATATTAAAAGGAATTATACCTACCCCTGAAATTATGAAAAATTCGCATTCTTTCTATATATCTATAGGAATATTAGGAGCAACGGTAATGCCACACAATCTTTACCTTCACTCAAGCATTATACAAACCAGAGATTATCCACGTACTATTGAAGGAAAAAAAATGGCGATAAAATATGCGACCATAGACAGTACTTTATCTTTATCCTTAGCATTTTTTATCAATGCAGCTATATTAATTTTATCTGCTTCCACTTTTCATAAAGCGGGACATACAGAAGTCGCAGACATCATGGATGCTCACAAACTTCTAACTCCTATACTGGGTTCTAGTCTGGCTGGAGTTTTTTTTGCATTAGCTTTACTAGCATCAGGACAAAATTCAACATTAACTGGAACTCTATCTGGACAAATAGTCATGGAAGGCTTTCTGAATTTAAAATTAAAACCTTGGATTAGAAGATTAATAACAAGACTTATAGCTATTGTTCCAGCTATGATTGTTTCTATTTTTTATGGAGAAAAAGGAACAACTGAATTATTAATAATTAGTCAAATTATTTTATCAGTACAACTAAGTTTTGCTATTGTTCCATTAGTTAATTTTACAGGAGATTATGAAAAAATGGGACCATTTGTCAATGGGCCTATTTTAAAAATATCAGCTTGGTTTATTACCATCATCATTGTATTGCTCAATTTATTTTTATTATATGATACTTTATTAGGAAGAAGATAA
- the rplI gene encoding 50S ribosomal protein L9: MKIILKKDIENLGFQYDELDVKPGYARNYLIPKGYAVLALPGTIKNTHEILKQRSKKESFLIEKSKEIENKLKKLTIKIPVKVGKGGKLFGSINNQYIMKILNKEGISIDKKFIRILGNKVIKTIGKHQVNIRLHRKCEFTLNFEVLSSS, encoded by the coding sequence ATGAAAATTATCCTCAAAAAAGACATAGAAAATTTAGGGTTTCAATACGATGAATTAGATGTAAAACCTGGTTATGCTAGAAACTATCTTATTCCTAAAGGGTATGCTGTTTTAGCTTTACCTGGAACTATAAAAAATACTCATGAAATATTGAAACAACGTTCTAAAAAAGAAAGTTTTTTAATTGAAAAATCGAAAGAAATAGAAAATAAATTAAAAAAATTAACTATTAAAATCCCAGTTAAGGTAGGTAAAGGGGGAAAACTTTTTGGTTCCATTAATAATCAATATATTATGAAAATTTTGAATAAAGAAGGAATTTCTATAGATAAAAAATTTATTAGAATACTTGGAAATAAAGTAATTAAAACAATAGGAAAACATCAGGTAAATATCCGTTTACATCGAAAATGCGAGTTTACATTAAATTTTGAAGTATTATCTTCTTCCTAA
- the rpsR gene encoding 30S ribosomal protein S18, with the protein MILEEPHKHAKQVVDNELRYLSPIKIETKVEKKYCFFEKRNIKYIDYKDPTFLIKFLNAQGKILPRRITGTLQKNQNKLNAAIKRCRQIGLLPFVTDDLR; encoded by the coding sequence ATGATATTAGAGGAACCCCATAAACATGCAAAACAAGTAGTAGATAATGAATTAAGATATTTATCTCCTATTAAAATAGAAACAAAAGTAGAAAAAAAATATTGCTTTTTTGAAAAAAGAAATATTAAATATATAGATTATAAAGATCCTACATTTTTAATAAAATTTCTGAATGCGCAAGGAAAAATTTTACCACGTCGTATTACAGGCACTTTACAAAAAAATCAAAATAAATTAAATGCAGCTATTAAGAGATGTAGACAGATTGGCCTTTTACCTTTTGTGACAGATGATTTAAGATAA
- the rpsF gene encoding 30S ribosomal protein S6: MFNHYENVIIITPILSDDQAKETAKEYENYIIQKKGKIVHQEHWGLKKLAYPIQKKQSGCYHLFEFLLNSDLVSDLELKLRQDERILRFITVKLNKHGIEYAEKRRTKLLKKDEEL; this comes from the coding sequence ATGTTTAACCATTATGAAAATGTTATAATAATAACTCCTATACTATCTGATGATCAAGCAAAAGAAACAGCAAAAGAATATGAAAATTATATCATACAAAAAAAAGGAAAAATCGTTCACCAGGAACATTGGGGATTAAAGAAACTAGCTTATCCCATTCAAAAAAAACAAAGCGGATGTTATCACTTGTTTGAATTTTTGTTAAATTCTGATTTAGTTTCTGATTTAGAATTGAAATTAAGGCAAGATGAGCGTATTTTACGTTTTATAACTGTAAAATTAAATAAACATGGAATAGAATATGCTGAAAAAAGAAGAACAAAATTGTTAAAAAAAGATGAAGAATTATGA
- the gltX gene encoding glutamate--tRNA ligase, translating to MSLHSVRVRFAPSPTGPLHLGGIRTALYNYLFAKKHGGTFVLRIEDTDRKRFVENSESYILEALKWCQIEPDEGVGYGGSYSPYFQSKRGDIYHMYINKLLKRGYAYYAFDTNQDIDKKRKEYNHRGLTFSYNSRIRMKLNNSLTMTKEQLHDKLRSCSYVIRFKIEPGEKLKMHDIIRGNIIVNTDHLDDKILLKSDGGATYHLANTIDDYLMKITHVIRGEEWLPSMSLHVLLYRALGWTPPNFAHLPLILKNNGKGKISKRNTNSLNSPIYPIQWEIPKTKIILPGYRELGYFPEAFVNMLALLGWNPGGEREIFSLQELINLFSLEKITKSGVYFDIKKANWFNKKYLNEKKKEIFAFLSKKIKTHSISCKTDYLWKVIHLTMNRIHFIHEIWEHSFYFFISPSSYEANFFNKICHENTILQLKNAKILLYNMNQFTSVNLRFLFQTIKNKHQIMQLFRLAVVGILKGIDIFIIFEILGKEESIRRIEKLINQIKEKI from the coding sequence ATGTCACTACATTCTGTAAGAGTTCGTTTTGCCCCTAGTCCTACAGGCCCACTGCACTTAGGTGGAATCAGAACCGCATTATATAATTATCTTTTTGCTAAAAAACATGGCGGAACATTTGTGCTTAGAATAGAAGATACTGATCGAAAAAGATTCGTTGAAAATTCTGAATCGTATATTTTGGAGGCATTAAAATGGTGTCAGATAGAACCTGATGAAGGGGTTGGGTATGGGGGGTCTTATTCTCCTTATTTTCAATCTAAAAGGGGGGATATATATCATATGTATATCAATAAATTGTTAAAAAGAGGCTATGCTTATTATGCTTTTGATACAAATCAAGATATTGATAAAAAAAGAAAAGAATATAATCATCGTGGATTGACTTTTTCTTATAATTCTAGAATTAGAATGAAACTGAACAATTCTTTAACTATGACAAAAGAACAATTACATGATAAATTGCGATCTTGTTCTTATGTGATTCGATTTAAAATAGAACCTGGAGAAAAATTGAAAATGCATGATATAATACGTGGCAATATAATTGTTAATACAGATCATTTAGACGATAAAATTTTGTTAAAATCTGATGGAGGAGCTACTTATCATTTAGCTAATACAATAGACGATTATTTAATGAAAATTACTCATGTGATAAGAGGAGAAGAATGGCTTCCATCTATGTCTTTGCATGTATTGTTATATAGGGCTTTGGGGTGGACTCCTCCTAATTTTGCACATTTACCTTTAATTTTAAAAAATAATGGAAAAGGAAAAATTAGTAAAAGAAACACAAATAGCTTAAATTCCCCTATATATCCTATACAATGGGAAATTCCAAAAACAAAAATTATCTTACCAGGATATAGGGAATTAGGTTATTTTCCAGAAGCGTTTGTGAATATGCTAGCTTTATTAGGATGGAATCCTGGAGGTGAAAGGGAAATTTTTTCTTTACAAGAATTAATCAATTTATTTTCTTTAGAAAAAATAACTAAATCTGGTGTTTATTTTGATATAAAAAAAGCAAATTGGTTCAATAAAAAATATTTAAATGAAAAAAAAAAAGAAATATTTGCATTTCTTTCCAAAAAAATCAAAACACATTCTATTTCATGCAAAACAGATTATTTATGGAAAGTAATCCATTTAACAATGAATCGGATTCATTTTATTCATGAAATATGGGAACATTCTTTTTATTTTTTTATTTCTCCTAGTTCTTATGAAGCTAATTTTTTTAATAAAATTTGTCATGAAAATACCATTCTTCAATTAAAAAATGCCAAAATATTGTTATATAATATGAATCAATTTACATCTGTAAATTTGAGATTTTTGTTTCAAACAATAAAAAATAAACATCAAATCATGCAATTATTTCGTTTAGCTGTAGTGGGGATTCTAAAAGGAATTGATATTTTCATAATTTTTGAAATACTAGGAAAAGAAGAAAGTATACGACGTATCGAAAAACTGATCAATCAAATCAAAGAAAAAATTTAG